The Neosynechococcus sphagnicola sy1 region GCGACGAAATCTAGCAGGGGAGCACTAATCCGCAGGCGATCGCCTAAGCTGAGGTTCAAATCTTGAAAGGCAATAGAGTTACGGGCGGCCAAGTCTAAGCCTGGAGGACTGCTGGGGCTGGGGGTGCCCTTGCGGTGGTTGCGGTGGCTACGGGTAGTATCCATGAGCAAAATTTGTCCATTTGCCAGTTGGACGCCCCCCCCGAATAACAGGATTCAGCACGGATCCTGTCACCGTCAATTGACCATTGACTCCACCGCGATAGAGATCGGGGAGATTGAGAGCCAGTTGTTGGAGGGAAATGCTCAGGGGATGGTCGATGACGGCAGGGGGGGTTTGTCAGGGTTCTCACCGGATTGGCTAGGGGTAATATCCCTTGGGCGATTACCTGTCCCTGACTAAACTGTCCCTGGAGTTTTTCCACCACGATGCGATCGCGATCAAAGCGAATCGTACCCGTGACACCCGTAAGGGGAGCCGGAAGGGCTTGGGCTTTGAGGGTTGCTCCTTGAAGTTGGGCAATGCCCGTGGCAATCGGTTCTTCGAGGGTACCCTGGAGCTGCAATTGGAGCTGTCCGCGTCCCTCTACCCAGTTCACCTGAGGTGTCAGGACATTCAACAACCCCAAGCCCTCGTTCTTGACATCCAGGTTGAGGCTAATGTCCTGGCTATGGGGAGCCACCTTAGCAAAGGGGAGCTTCAGGGGAAAATTGCCTGCGATCCGAATTGGTTCAGGGCCGGCAATCACCACCTGACTCCCAAAATTCAAGCGGGCATCCTGGTAATTAAAGTTTCCCTGGGCCGACTGAATGGCTTTACTGTTGAGGGTTCCCTGCAAAACTTCCAGCGTCCCTGCTGCTTGGGGATTCTCAATGCTGCCAGCAAGGGTCGCCACACCGCTCAACTTGCCCGTCAGATTCACGGGTAATCGAAACGCTTTTTGCAGGTCTGCAAGGGGAAGGTTCTGGGCTAGGAGTTCGCCGGATTGTTGGCTTCCCCCCAGTTGCCCCGTGAAGGTCAGGAGGGCATCTCCAGATTGGAGTTGGAGGGGACGCAGCAGCAACTTGCCGTTTTCAAGACGACCATTGGCGGTAATTTGATTGACCTTGTAAGTCTCCCACTGCCAGTTTTGCCCCTGGAGATTAAAGTCTAGATTCACCCCCGTTTGCAGGGAACCCGCTACCTGAATGGTGCCACTAAAGTTACCTTTTAAGGCTTCTAAAGGGGGGATCTGCGCCTCTTGTTGCTGATTGGCCTGTTGATCTTGCAGGGCGAGAATTTCGGAGAAGCGCCGCAGCTGGTCTTGGAGGGTCGCCTCCGGCAGGCCAAGGGCGACGGGCTGAACATCCACCGCCCTTGCATAGGTGGGAGGTTGCAACCCCCGCTGTAGATCTCGAAGCTCAAACCATTGCAACGCTTGGAGGACATCCTGAATCTGGCCTTTCGTCACCTGAATTTGGGCCTGGAGTTGAGGCATATCCTGCCGACCTGCAAGGTTGTAGCTCCCCTTCAGCAGATATTGACTGTTGCCTTGGCGAAACTCACCACTGCTGAGGACCGCTACCCCATTGGCGTAGCGAAATTGTCCCAGAAACTGATCCCCGGTGAAACGACCGAGCTGGGGATGGGCGATCGCCACTTCTCCGGCAACGGTTTCCTGGTTCCAATTGACCAGAAAATTGCCATTTAACTGGCCCCCCAGAGTCTTGAAGGATGCATTAGCGGTCTGGGGGAGGGGCAGCAGTGCCAGGGGAAGATTCTGTAATTGCACTCGCAGTTGTCCACCCTCGGTTTGCCCAATTGCCAGGGCTTGATCCCGCTGGATAAAAAACGTAGTGGGGCGGTTGGCTGTATCCACGCCCAAGGCAATGCGATCCTGACGACCCGCCACTTGCAACTTCAGTCCTTGGGTGGGTCGATAGCGAAGACTACCCACCAAGAGCGGTTCAAAAGCGACCCGATTCACCATCAGTTGATTCAGTCGCAGCACCCCCGAGACAGAGGGCCGCTCGATGGCGCCACTCACCTGTCCCGTAAAGTCAGCTGTGCCCCGCAGTGGGGCGGGGAGATTGGCCAAGGGCAGGGTGCGGAGATCAAAATTGTGCGCCTTGACGTTGAGTGCCAGCTGGGTGAGCTGGGGTAAGCCAGCGGCGAGCAGCCGCGTCTGAATCACGCCCTGAGCCTGTATCCCTGGAGCGGTTGCCTGTTGTACCTGAATTTGCCGACCATCCCAACGCACCTGGGCGCTGAGGGGTTGATTGATCAGTGCCAGTCCCTGGGAAAATTGCAGGCTACCCGCAGCTCGAACTGCTTCCAGCCCTGGAGTCTCTAAAGAGCCTGAGAGTTGGAGTTGACCATTGAGCTGTCCCCGTAGCTGGGGGGAGAGGGTTGACAATCGGAGTTGCCCTAGGTCGGCAACGGCTTGCCAGCCGCCATTGGCCTGCAATTGCCCTTGCAGCGCCACCGTCCCCTCTGCCACCTGTAAACGGGTGTTCTGGACGTGGGTGGTGTCGCCCGCTATGGTGACCGTGCCTGTAGCTGGATAGGCCGCCTGGGGCGCTTGCCACTGCACTACCGTTTGAATCGGTGGCGGATTTCCCCTTGGGGTGAGGGAGCCAAAAATCTGGGCTTGAGCCGCGATGGGGCCGATGGTAAATCCAGGTACATTGCCATAGGCGCGGGCGATCGCATCACCCGGTAAGCCTTGGCCTTGGAAATTAAGGGTGAGACGGCCACGCTCTCCGAGGGTAACCTGCCCCCGACCGATCACCTGCCCCCCCCAGGGTGGGGAGAATTTGGATGTCAGACAAGGCCAGGGTGGTGTGAGCGAGGCGGAACCGGGCACTGAGATGACTGACCGCCAGTTTATCGACTTGGGCAGTGCCAATGGAGCGGACTATTCCCCTCAGGATCGGTTGCCCTAAGGCACCATTTAACCGGAGATCAACGCTGACGTTGCCCGATGTCGGGAAGGGCAATTGCACCGCCAGGGTTTTCTGAGCCGCTGTCAAATTCACAGACTTGACCTGTCCCCGGAGGTTAAAGCCCTGGGTGGGGTGAATCGTACCCTGAATCTGCGCTGG contains the following coding sequences:
- a CDS encoding translocation/assembly module TamB domain-containing protein produces the protein MIGRGQVTLGERGRLTLNFQGQGLPGDAIARAYGNVPGFTIGPIAAQAQIFGSLTPRGNPPPIQTVVQWQAPQAAYPATGTVTIAGDTTHVQNTRLQVAEGTVALQGQLQANGGWQAVADLGQLRLSTLSPQLRGQLNGQLQLSGSLETPGLEAVRAAGSLQFSQGLALINQPLSAQVRWDGRQIQVQQATAPGIQAQGVIQTRLLAAGLPQLTQLALNVKAHNFDLRTLPLANLPAPLRGTADFTGQVSGAIERPSVSGVLRLNQLMVNRVAFEPLLVGSLRYRPTQGLKLQVAGRQDRIALGVDTANRPTTFFIQRDQALAIGQTEGGQLRVQLQNLPLALLPLPQTANASFKTLGGQLNGNFLVNWNQETVAGEVAIAHPQLGRFTGDQFLGQFRYANGVAVLSSGEFRQGNSQYLLKGSYNLAGRQDMPQLQAQIQVTKGQIQDVLQALQWFELRDLQRGLQPPTYARAVDVQPVALGLPEATLQDQLRRFSEILALQDQQANQQQEAQIPPLEALKGNFSGTIQVAGSLQTGVNLDFNLQGQNWQWETYKVNQITANGRLENGKLLLRPLQLQSGDALLTFTGQLGGSQQSGELLAQNLPLADLQKAFRLPVNLTGKLSGVATLAGSIENPQAAGTLEVLQGTLNSKAIQSAQGNFNYQDARLNFGSQVVIAGPEPIRIAGNFPLKLPFAKVAPHSQDISLNLDVKNEGLGLLNVLTPQVNWVEGRGQLQLQLQGTLEEPIATGIAQLQGATLKAQALPAPLTGVTGTIRFDRDRIVVEKLQGQFSQGQVIAQGILPLANPVRTLTNPPCRHRPSPEHFPPTTGSQSPRSLSRWSQWSIDGDRIRAESCYSGGASNWQMDKFCSWILPVATATTARAPPAPAVLQA